The uncultured Cohaesibacter sp. sequence CCGTCGAACTTGACGGTCTTCCACTCCTCGCTCTCGCTAACTGATGTGTTCAAGTTTTCCTCCCCTTAACTTTGGTCTTAAATCTGCAAGTCCTGAATTTCGTCCCTGATGTCCATCATGGCTTGTGCCAGTTCCGGGATCTGTTCTGATTGCAGACGTTCCGAAATGCCGATGGCGACGAGTGAACGAACCATTTTGCCATTGTTGCTGAAGACGGGCACGGCGACCACCGTCACCCCCGAAATATAAACTCCCTGATCGACACCATAGCCCAGCTGTTTGGCTTCCTCGATCTGGGCGAGCCAATCCTCAAAGCGCGGTGGGTGGTCCCAGACCAACTTGTCGAACTCCTTGCGCAGCCGTGTTTGATCAAGGCCATTGTAGGCGGCGAACAGACGCCCCGTGGCGCTGATCAACGGCGGAAACCGACTGCCGAAATCGACCTGCAGGCGGAAGGGTATCGTTGATTGGGACAGGGCGATGACCACCATCTGGGCCGGTTCGGCAAGCTGGGTCGCAATGCCGGTCACTCCGAATCGATTGGACAGCTCCGACAGGCGGGGTTGGACCAAAGTTGAAAAGGAATTCTTCTGCAATGCCGACCGGGCAAGAGGCAGAATCCCGATGCCGATGGAGTAGCGCTTGGTGTTGGAATCGAAGTCCACCAGCCCCTCATCCTGCAACACCCTAAGGATATGAAGGCAGGTGCTCGGCACAAGCCCAAGGCTCCTCGCGATGGGATTGACCCCTATGGGGTCATTGGATTTTGCCAGCAGCCGAAGGATCGCAAGAGCCCGCGTGACCGCAGGGACCTGACGTTTCGTTTGCTGCTTGGTTTCCGGCTCAACCATTCTGGTGTTTCCTCTATCGTCCTGATTTCTTTGATTTTATTGTATATATACAATGAAAAAAGCGTATTGACAATAGAATACCAATCTACCTATCGTTGTCAACGAATGAGGCAGCAACAAAAGCTAGCCAGACAAAAAACGACAAGGTGGGGAGGCAGCCGGGCATGAGACGCCTGACAGATTACACAAGCTATTCGGACGCTCAGAAGCATTTCTCAAAAGACGCCCTTTGGGATCTGTTCGACGGCAATCGCGAGCGCTTCAACATCACCCATGAATGCATTGACCGCTTCGATGATGGGGCTTCGGTTGCCTTGCGGATTGCTCATGCCGATGGCAGCGACGAGATCATCACCTTCGAGGAGCTGGCCAGACGGTCTTCCCAGATCGCCCATTTCCTGACCGAAAAAGGACTGGCGAAAGGCGACCGCGTTGCGGTGATGATCGAGCCGTCGCTGGCCTTCTACTGCTGTCTTTTCGGAGCCATGAAGGCAGGCGCCGTGGCAGTTCCCATGTTCACCCTGTTCGGGCCGGACGGGATCCAGCTGCGGGTCGGAGATTGCAGCCCGGAGATCTTTTTCACCAATGCAGAGAAGGAAGCCGATGCAATCGCCGGCGGCGCCAAGAATGTCATCGTTGCCGATCAGGCCTTCCTTGATGGTCTGAATACGCTGCCTATCACCTACGATTGGGAGACCTCAGGCGACGACCTTGCGGTGCTGCAATACACGTCGGGCACGACCCGGTTGCTCCCGGCAGCTGTGCATCATTCGCACCGGTCTATCGTTACCCTGATGGTGGCCGCGCTCTATGGCACTGGCATTCGCCCCGGTGACCGCTTCTTCTGCCCATCGTCCCCGGCATGGGGCCACGGGCTGTGGCACGGCACGCTGGCCCCGCTGGCCATGGGCGTGTCGACCGGTACCTTCAGCGGGCGTTTTGATCCCGTTCGTCTGCTGAAGGCTTTGCAGGATTTCAAGATCACCAACCTGACGGCGGCGGCGACCCACTACCGCATGATGCGCAATTGCGGTGAGGCGGAAAACTTCAACTATAACTTTGAAAAGCTGAGCTTCACCGGCGAACCCATCGATTCCGAGACCGCGAGCTATGTCGAACGGGTGTTCGGCACCAAGGTGCGGTCCATGTATGGCACCACGGAAATCGGCGTGATCATCTCCAACTATCCCGGCGCAGAAGACCTTGAGGTGCGCGATGGGGCCATGGGCAAGGCGGTGCCCGGCGTCGAAGTCGAGGTGCAACGGGCCGATGGCACGCCGGCTGCTCCCGGCGAGACCGGCGAGCTGATGGTCAGGAAGCGCGGCGAATGGTTCCCCACCAAGGATCTGGGGCGGGTCGATGAAGATGGTTATTTCTATCACGCTGGTCGCGCCGATGATGTGATCATCTCGGCTGGCTGGACCATGAGCGCGGTCGAGATCGAGGACGCCATCCTGCGCCACCCGAAGGTGGCCGAGTGTGCCGCCATCGGCGTACCCGACAGCCTTCGCGGGCAGGTGGTCAAGGCCTTTGTACTGCTCAAGGACAAGGCGAACGAGGGACTGGACGAGGAAATCCAGGAACTCGTGCGGACCAATCTCAGCCGCCATGAATATCCCAGACAAATCGAATTTGTCACCTCGCTGCCGAAAACCCCGGCGGGCAAGGTGAACCGTAAAATCCTGCGCGATCAGGAAGCCCAGATAACAAAGACAACGAAGACACTGGAGAACGCGGAGTAGTCCGCCCCAATTTGTTCGAGGAGAGAGACATGAACGAAACTTTGCATCGGAAGTTTCCGAAGATTACCCCGGAGGGCCTTGATGACCTGCGCAAGCGCATTGGCGTCAAGATCGAGAACACGGTCGAGCCATGGTGCTATGAAGCGACGCGGGACAACATTCGCCACTATGCCCACGGCATTGGCGATGACAATCCGCTGTGGTGCGACCCGGACTATGCCAAGACCACCAAATATGGCGATGTGCTGGCCCTGCCGAGCTTCCTGTTCGCCACCAGCCGTATCATTTCCGGCTATGTTGGCGGTCTGCCAGGTGTGCATGCCATGTGGTCAGGGGCCAACTGGTCCTGGCACAAGCCGATCGTGCGCAATACCGAGTTCCGCACAGAAGCCTATCTGAAGGATCTCATCGAGCACGACACCCCGCTTTGCAGGCAAGGCCGTGCAGCAGATCTATCATGTCGATTTCTACGACGCTAAGAGCGGCGATTTGTTGGCCGATGCAGACAGCTGGTGCTTCCGCACCGACCGTGATCAGGCACGCGAGAACGGGACAAAATATACCGAAGCCAAGGAAAAGGGCCGCCGCGTCTACACTCAGGAAGAGCTTGATTCCTACTATAAATATTATGAGCAGGAAACCATTCGCGGCGCAGAGACCCGTTACTGGGATGACGTCAACGAAGGCGACGAGTTGCCCATCATGGTCAAGGGACCGATGACGGCGACCGGTTTCATCGCCTATGCGCAGGGCTGGGGCGGCCTCTACATCCGGGCCAACAAGCTCGCATGGAAGCTGCAGCAGAAGCACCCGTCTGCGGGCATCAAGAACCGCTTCGGCATTCCCGACTGCCCAGAGCGCGTTCACTGGGAAGAGGAATTCGCTCTCGAGGTCGGTGCGCCCGGCGCCTATGACTATGGACCGGAAAGAACCTCCTGGCTCACCCATCAGGTGACCAACTGGATGGGTGACGATGGCTTCCTGTGTAAGGCCAATTGTCAAGTCCGTCGCCACAACCCGGAAGGCGATATCATCCTTATTCATGCTAGTGTTTCGCGCAAGTTTGAGGAAAACGGTCGCTATCTGATTGAAATCCAGCAGCGCGCAGAACAGCAGGACGGCGAATTGTCCGCAATCGGCTCTGCCGTTGTGGAACTGCCCAAGCGCTAGGGGATTTCTGCTTCAACCTTGGGGAGGTTTGGTTGGACGCTTTTGGAATGATCCTGAAAAGACTGGAAGACACCCTGCATCTTGGAGGGTGCCTGGGTCTCGTCGCGGTTGCGGCCCTGATCAACGCGGACATTCTGCTGCGGTTCTTCTTCAATGAACCGGTGCAGATCCAGTTCGAGCTCACCGAGCTCTTTCTGATGCCCGCGTTGGCTACCCTGTCCCTGTCTCGCGTTTATCGCGAGGGAGGGCATCTGGCTATCGATTTGATTCCCAAGAACTTCGCTGGAGATCTGGGGTATGTCATCAAATTCGTTCAGCTGCTTTTGCCAGCCCTGTTCTTTATGGCTGTCACTGTCATGTCCGGCAAATTCGCCCTTCATGCAATCCTTGAAGGCGAGATTGAATATGGCGTGATCGACTGGTCCCTTGGTTGGGCCTATGCGGTCATTCCGCTTGGATGTGGCGTGCTGACATTGAGGCTGGTGCACGACTTTATAGAAAAAATCATCTTGAAATAAATGAACAATTTTCTTTGGAGGAGAGAAAATGACTCATACAAGACCAATTGCAGTTGCGATAGCAACCTGCCTTTCGCTCGGTGTCACAGCCGCCAGTGCCGAAACCCTGCGCCTTGGGGATTTCCAGTCAACGAGCCACATCGTATCGGTCGAGGGAACGACCAAATGGATGGCCGCCGTCGAGAAAGCCACGAATGGTGCCATCACCTTCCAGCATTTTCCCGCCCAGCAGGCCGCCAAATCCAAGGCCCAGCTTGATGCGGTAAACAACGGCATTCTTGATGCGGCCCTTCTGGGGGCGATCTATCACGCCGACACCTTGCCGATGAACTCGGTTGTTGGCCTGCCTGGCTTCTATGGTTCGGCCGCCCAAGGCACCGAGGCCTTGCAGAGCATGCTGGCCGAAGGTCCCCTACGCGATGAACTGCTAGCAGCAGGTGTCACGCCGATTTTCGGGTTTGTTCTGCCGCCCTATCAGGTGCTCGCCAAGAAGCGTCTCGGCATGCCTGCGGACTGGGAAGCTCTTGACGTCAGAACCTCCGGCTCCACACAGGCGATGACGGCTCGTGCCGTCGGGGCTGTTGGCATCTCCATCCCCGGACCGGAAGTCTACACCGCGGTTGAGCGCGGGCGGCTTGATGCGGTGCTGTTCCCGCTCGCATCCGTCCCCGGCTACAAGCTCAA is a genomic window containing:
- a CDS encoding IclR family transcriptional regulator → MVEPETKQQTKRQVPAVTRALAILRLLAKSNDPIGVNPIARSLGLVPSTCLHILRVLQDEGLVDFDSNTKRYSIGIGILPLARSALQKNSFSTLVQPRLSELSNRFGVTGIATQLAEPAQMVVIALSQSTIPFRLQVDFGSRFPPLISATGRLFAAYNGLDQTRLRKEFDKLVWDHPPRFEDWLAQIEEAKQLGYGVDQGVYISGVTVVAVPVFSNNGKMVRSLVAIGISERLQSEQIPELAQAMMDIRDEIQDLQI
- a CDS encoding AMP-binding protein, whose product is MRRLTDYTSYSDAQKHFSKDALWDLFDGNRERFNITHECIDRFDDGASVALRIAHADGSDEIITFEELARRSSQIAHFLTEKGLAKGDRVAVMIEPSLAFYCCLFGAMKAGAVAVPMFTLFGPDGIQLRVGDCSPEIFFTNAEKEADAIAGGAKNVIVADQAFLDGLNTLPITYDWETSGDDLAVLQYTSGTTRLLPAAVHHSHRSIVTLMVAALYGTGIRPGDRFFCPSSPAWGHGLWHGTLAPLAMGVSTGTFSGRFDPVRLLKALQDFKITNLTAAATHYRMMRNCGEAENFNYNFEKLSFTGEPIDSETASYVERVFGTKVRSMYGTTEIGVIISNYPGAEDLEVRDGAMGKAVPGVEVEVQRADGTPAAPGETGELMVRKRGEWFPTKDLGRVDEDGYFYHAGRADDVIISAGWTMSAVEIEDAILRHPKVAECAAIGVPDSLRGQVVKAFVLLKDKANEGLDEEIQELVRTNLSRHEYPRQIEFVTSLPKTPAGKVNRKILRDQEAQITKTTKTLENAE
- the dctP gene encoding TRAP transporter substrate-binding protein DctP codes for the protein MTHTRPIAVAIATCLSLGVTAASAETLRLGDFQSTSHIVSVEGTTKWMAAVEKATNGAITFQHFPAQQAAKSKAQLDAVNNGILDAALLGAIYHADTLPMNSVVGLPGFYGSAAQGTEALQSMLAEGPLRDELLAAGVTPIFGFVLPPYQVLAKKRLGMPADWEALDVRTSGSTQAMTARAVGAVGISIPGPEVYTAVERGRLDAVLFPLASVPGYKLNEVVSHISTNGSFGGYSFIMVLKTSVFEGLSKDVQDAMLKAGAESAAHVAKAQDESVTGLIAQWKSEGIDTYTFTEEEQETLRKAMGAVSTDWVERINSDKAQAVLETYSKLTGNE
- a CDS encoding MaoC family dehydratase N-terminal domain-containing protein, which produces MNETLHRKFPKITPEGLDDLRKRIGVKIENTVEPWCYEATRDNIRHYAHGIGDDNPLWCDPDYAKTTKYGDVLALPSFLFATSRIISGYVGGLPGVHAMWSGANWSWHKPIVRNTEFRTEAYLKDLIEHDTPLCRQGRAADLSCRFLRR
- a CDS encoding TRAP transporter small permease, producing MILKRLEDTLHLGGCLGLVAVAALINADILLRFFFNEPVQIQFELTELFLMPALATLSLSRVYREGGHLAIDLIPKNFAGDLGYVIKFVQLLLPALFFMAVTVMSGKFALHAILEGEIEYGVIDWSLGWAYAVIPLGCGVLTLRLVHDFIEKIILK